In a genomic window of Roseiflexus castenholzii DSM 13941:
- a CDS encoding RNA polymerase sigma factor: MDEREAIARLQRGDISGLEALVRAYYVRAVRAAYLVAHDRDLAEDIVQSAFLRAYERIDQFDARRPFGPWFLRSVVNDAVKAASRQTRRISLERMTGDEASALLERLADPHAGPDTDAEQAETREAVRAALLALSPIQRALIVQRYYLGLSEAEMANSMDCPPGTIKSRLHAARERLRGILAPLHPLTTRSEADK; this comes from the coding sequence ATGGATGAACGGGAAGCGATCGCCAGGCTTCAGCGTGGCGATATCAGCGGATTGGAAGCGCTGGTCCGGGCCTATTACGTGCGAGCAGTCCGCGCAGCCTACCTTGTCGCTCACGACCGCGATCTTGCTGAGGACATTGTACAAAGCGCCTTTCTGCGAGCATACGAGCGGATTGACCAGTTTGACGCCAGGCGCCCGTTCGGTCCCTGGTTTCTACGCAGCGTTGTCAACGACGCGGTCAAAGCAGCCTCCCGTCAGACGCGGCGCATTTCGCTCGAGCGGATGACCGGGGATGAGGCGAGCGCGCTGCTTGAACGCCTGGCTGACCCGCACGCAGGTCCTGATACGGATGCGGAACAGGCTGAAACGCGCGAGGCTGTTCGTGCTGCGCTACTCGCACTCTCGCCCATTCAGCGAGCGTTGATTGTGCAGCGTTACTACCTTGGGTTGAGCGAAGCCGAGATGGCCAACAGCATGGATTGCCCGCCAGGGACGATCAAGTCGCGTCTGCACGCAGCACGAGAACGACTCCGCGGGATCCTCGCTCCGCTTCACCCGCTGACGACACGCTCAGAAGCGGACAAATGA
- a CDS encoding LuxR C-terminal-related transcriptional regulator, with amino-acid sequence MDVALRCGIPDLQQALLTLLQQRGWRHNPDAPLLAMLDAPFGYALRTLPAAALAHRQVVVVTHNPCPEYWDDLWEFRPAILRASQCRLPALERALIDAAAGRRARLTPPHASPLTPAERAVLRAIAHGRTNQQIAQDLRLSARRIANLGRRCTANCGCRDAVPPSCTPGDGGNCWLRRTGHPSDRLWRNMSQTCPFRCCVAPRAQRAISSSPGRDRRRSTLPSRKRTFRSPQGYYIQSALLHLPCRKDGYG; translated from the coding sequence ATGGACGTTGCGCTCCGGTGCGGCATCCCCGACCTGCAACAGGCGCTCCTCACCTTGCTGCAGCAACGCGGCTGGCGCCACAACCCCGACGCGCCGCTGCTGGCAATGCTGGACGCGCCCTTCGGCTATGCGCTGCGCACGCTCCCCGCCGCAGCGCTGGCGCACCGTCAAGTGGTGGTCGTCACGCACAACCCCTGCCCGGAGTACTGGGACGACCTGTGGGAGTTCCGACCGGCGATCCTGCGGGCGAGTCAGTGCCGTCTCCCGGCGCTCGAGCGCGCGCTGATCGACGCGGCCGCCGGTCGCCGCGCCCGTCTGACCCCGCCGCACGCTTCGCCGCTGACGCCTGCTGAGCGCGCGGTCTTGCGCGCCATCGCCCACGGACGGACCAACCAACAGATCGCGCAGGACCTGCGCCTGTCGGCGCGCCGCATCGCCAACCTGGGACGGAGGTGTACCGCAAACTGCGGCTGCCGGGACGCAGTGCCGCCATCCTGTACTCCTGGGGACGGCGGGAACTGCTGGCTGCGCCGCACGGGGCATCCATCTGACCGCCTCTGGAGGAACATGTCGCAGACCTGCCCCTTTCGCTGCTGCGTCGCGCCACGCGCGCAACGCGCCATCTCTTCATCTCCTGGTAGAGATCGCAGGCGAAGCACCCTTCCATCCCGGAAACGAACCTTCAGGTCACCTCAGGGATACTACATCCAGAGCGCGCTCTTACACTTACCGTGCAGAAAGGATGGATATGGATGA
- a CDS encoding HEPN domain-containing protein, producing the protein MSDVLDLARGWLRKGDSDLAAARLIATSNGPYDTACFHAQQAAEKYLKGLLAFAGQPIPFTHNLEELAHRCKALYPTVDFMEVELTQLTPYAVQMRYDPDFWPDLATLQEAIALAERVRIIVLSLVR; encoded by the coding sequence ATGAGCGATGTCCTTGATCTGGCGCGCGGCTGGTTGCGCAAAGGCGATAGCGATCTGGCTGCTGCACGCCTGATCGCAACGAGTAACGGTCCCTATGACACGGCCTGTTTTCACGCGCAGCAGGCAGCGGAAAAGTATCTCAAAGGATTGTTGGCGTTTGCCGGACAGCCAATTCCCTTCACGCATAACCTCGAAGAGTTAGCGCACCGTTGCAAAGCGCTCTACCCGACGGTTGACTTTATGGAGGTCGAGCTGACGCAGTTGACCCCTTACGCCGTGCAGATGCGGTATGATCCCGACTTCTGGCCCGATTTGGCGACCCTTCAGGAGGCGATTGCGCTCGCTGAACGGGTACGCATCATCGTTCTCTCGCTCGTCCGATGA
- a CDS encoding nucleotidyltransferase domain-containing protein, which translates to MIVQYPQTYPPVTDALLREIVARICAVGDPIKIILFGSRARGDARSDSDIDLLIIEESRLPRYRRSARYLSALIGLFPAKDVVVWTPDEVAQWANVPHAFITTALREGRVLYERCP; encoded by the coding sequence ATGATCGTCCAGTATCCGCAGACATATCCCCCGGTGACTGATGCGCTGTTGCGGGAAATCGTGGCGCGGATCTGCGCTGTCGGCGATCCGATCAAAATTATTCTGTTCGGATCGCGCGCGCGGGGCGATGCCCGCTCTGATAGCGACATTGATCTGCTCATCATCGAAGAGTCCCGCCTGCCGCGCTACAGGCGATCAGCACGTTACCTGAGCGCGTTGATCGGATTGTTTCCCGCAAAAGATGTTGTCGTCTGGACGCCCGATGAGGTGGCACAGTGGGCGAACGTTCCACACGCATTCATTACGACCGCGCTGCGCGAGGGAAGGGTCCTGTATGAGCGATGTCCTTGA
- a CDS encoding LuxR C-terminal-related transcriptional regulator, translated as MGHHDAVYPSSTPAMDVVLRCDIPDLQQALLTLLQQRGWRHDPDAPLLAMLDAPFGYALRTLPAAALAHRQVVVVTHNPCPEYRGDLWEFRSAILLASQCRLPALERALIDAAAGRRARLTPPHASPLTPAERAVLRAIAHGRTNQQIAQDLRLSARRIANLGRRCTANCGCRDAVPPSCTPGDGGNCWLRRTGHPSDRLWRNMSQTCPFRCCVAPRAQRAISSGARSRRKLAWSAPAS; from the coding sequence ATGGGGCATCATGACGCAGTCTATCCTTCGTCGACGCCGGCAATGGACGTTGTGCTCCGATGCGACATCCCCGACCTGCAACAGGCGCTCCTCACCTTGCTGCAACAACGCGGCTGGCGCCACGACCCCGACGCGCCGCTGCTGGCAATGCTGGACGCGCCCTTCGGCTATGCGCTGCGCACGCTCCCCGCCGCAGCGCTGGCGCACCGTCAAGTGGTGGTCGTCACGCACAACCCCTGCCCGGAGTACCGGGGCGACCTGTGGGAGTTCCGCTCGGCGATCCTGCTGGCGAGTCAGTGCCGTCTCCCGGCGCTCGAGCGCGCGCTGATCGACGCGGCCGCCGGTCGCCGCGCCCGTCTGACCCCGCCGCACGCTTCGCCGCTGACGCCTGCTGAGCGCGCGGTCTTGCGCGCCATCGCCCACGGACGGACCAACCAACAGATCGCGCAGGACCTGCGCCTGTCGGCGCGCCGCATCGCCAACCTGGGACGGAGGTGTACCGCAAACTGCGGCTGCCGGGACGCAGTGCCGCCATCCTGTACTCCTGGGGACGGCGGGAACTGCTGGCTGCGCCGCACGGGGCATCCATCTGACCGCCTCTGGAGGAACATGTCGCAGACCTGCCCCTTTCGCTGCTGCGTCGCGCCACGCGCGCAACGCGCCATCTCTTCCGGCGCGCGATCCAGGAGGAAGCTGGCGTGGTCCGCGCCAGCGTCATAG